Genomic segment of Paenibacillus sp. FSL R5-0623:
CTGGAAAGAAGGACTACCGAAGCTGAACAAAGTGATCGTGCGTTCCATTCCGGATAATACCGCTCGCTTCAATGCCCTGCAAAACACTGAGATTGATGTCATGGAAGACCTGAACCCGGACGATCTGTCCATTCTTGAAGGCAACAGCGAGTTACAGAAGATCGAGCGTCCACCGTTCAATGTGGCGTATATCGGCTTTAACTTCAAGAAGAAACCATTTGATAATGTCAAAGTCAGACAAGCCCTCAACCATGCGGTGAACAAGCAGGCCCTTATTGATGCATTCTTTGCTGGACAAGCTGAGCCTGCCGTGAACCCGATGCCTCCAACGCTGTGGGGATACAACGATACCATTGAGGATTACCCATATGATTTGGAAAAAGCAAAAGCTTTACTGGCCGAAGCTGGCTTCCCTGACGGATTGCCTGATCCGGTAACCTTTTATGCAATGCCAGTATCTCGCCCGTATATGCCTGATGGCAAGAAGGTAGCGGAAGCGATTCAAGCTGATTTTGAGAAAATTGGCGTGACCACGAACATCGAATCCCCAGAATGGGCGACGTATCTGGATGATGCCAAAGCAGGGGAGAAAGACGATATCTACATGCTCGGCTGGACAGGTGACAACGGTGACCCAGATAACTTCCTCTACACGTTGCTGGACAAAGACGCCATTCCGGGCAACAACCGCAGCTTCTATGTCAACGAAGAGTTGCACACATTGCTGACGAGGGCACAGACAGAAACCGATCAAGACAAACGTGCGGAACTTTACAAACAGGCACAGGTCATTATCAAGGAAGACGCACCGTGGATTCCTCTGGTACACACGACGCCAATTCTGGCGGGTAAATCGAACTTGAAAGGTTTCGTTCCTTCTCCACTGGGCACCGAATCCTATGCCGGTGCTTATTTTGAGTAAGCTGTAAGCTGAACTTATCAATTTCAGATAACTGCGATCTGAAGATGACACTGCAGTTCGGAGTGATTACGTTTAATTCTTTCTTTCAAAGCGCTGGTGAGACGAAATGCTTGGCAGAACCCACATCCGGACGTAACTATCCAAAGCATGCGTATCTGCCAGCGCTTTTTATTTTGCACGATATGTCGAAGGCAGGTGAACAGGATTGAACAGCTATATTGTCAAACGTGTGCTTGTGTTGCTGCCCGTACTGCTGGGCATGACCCTGATCGTCTTTTCCATCATCCACGCGATTCCGGGTGACCCGGCCGAGACCATACTTGGGCAAAAGGCAACCGAACAATCCAAGCAGGCCCTTCGTGACCAGCTCGGTCTGGATAAACCTTGGTTTCAGCAATATTTCGCCTACTTGGGCGATTTGCTCAAAGGAGACCTGGGAACGTCCATCCGCACCAAGGTGCCTATTGCCCAGGAAATTGTGCCTTATCTGACAGCAACCCTTGAATTAACGATGGCCAGTATGTTGTTTGCTGTCATTATTGGGGTGAATGCCGGGATTGTCAGTGCATGGAAGCACAACTCTTGGTTTGATTATTGCTGTATGGTCATTGCTTTGGTGGGTGTATCGATGCCAATCTTCTGGCTCGGTCTGATGGAACAATGGTTGTTCGCGAACAAGTTGCAGTGGTTGCCATCCATTGGACGCATGAATGCACGAGATCCGGTGGAAGCCATTACGGGCTTGTATGTGCTGGATACGATGATCGCTGGACAATGGAATCAGTTGTGGACCGTAACGAAACATTTGATTCTGCCAAGTGTTGCACTGGGCACGATCCCGATGGCTGTTATTGCCCGGATGACCCGTTCCAGCATGCTGGAAGTGATGAGTTCCGATTACATTCGTACAGCGAAGGCGAAGGGACTGGGGCCGTTTTTTGTTGTATATGGACATGCACTCAAAAATGCGTTTATTCCCGTGCTCACGGTTATCGGCATCCAGACCGGATCGCTACTCGGGGGTGCGGTGTTGACCGAAACGATCTTTGCTTGGCCGGGCGTGGGACGTTATATATATGAAGCGATTAGTTCGCGGGACTATCCCGTGATCCAGAGTGGTATTCTGATCGTGGCATTTTTTTTCGTGGTGATCAACTTGATTGTAGATCTGCTCTATGCCGTGTTTGATCCGCGCATTAGTTATAAATAGGGAATTCATCATTCATTCATATCCAAGAAGGGAGACGCCGCATGGCCAAATTATCGACCAATACCGGACCATCCATAGACGCTGCGTCGGCGAGCACATCCGGTCCATGGCGGGAAGCGTGGAGAACGTTTCGAAAAAATCGACTTGCGCTTGCGGGCTTGATTATTATCGTATTTTTTATCCTGTTGGCCTTCCTCGCGCCATATATCGCTCCTTACGATTATAAGGAACAGGTGCTGGTGGATCGGCTTCAGGCCCCTTCGGCAGAGCATTGGTTTGGTACCGATGATCTGGGGCGTGACGTGTTTTCCAGAGTGATGCATGGGGCGCGTATTTCATTATGGGTAGGCTTCTTCTCTGTTATTGGTTCCATTATCGCGGGCACGTTACTTGGTCTGATTGCTGGATTTTATGGAAAATGGGCGGATATGCTCATCTCGCGTTTATTCGATATTTTGCTGGCATTTCCGGGAATCCTGCTGGCCATCGCCATTGTGGCGATATTGGGCCCGTCGTTGCAAAATGCACTGCTCGCCATCGCCATCGTGAACATCCCGACCTACGGAAGGTTGGTGCGTTCACGGGTACTCAGCTTGAGACAGGAGGAATTCATTACGTCGGCACGGACACTTGGAGCGGGCAATGGGCGAATCTTGTTTCGTCACATCTTGCCCAATAGCCTTACTCCGCTGATC
This window contains:
- a CDS encoding ABC transporter substrate-binding protein, with amino-acid sequence MRKKWMSGVLTIALSTVLVLSGCSSNESGENTPAPAEGTDPPTETVAQDTMIMGRGGDSVALDPAIVTDGESLKIGHQVFDSLLDYKEGGTEVIPGLAESWEISADGLKYVFKLKSGVKFHDGTDFNAEAVVFNFNRWGDPASEYKFEGDSFDYYDSMFGPEDGRVIKEVKATDETTVEFTLNQPQAPFLQNIAMTPFGIASPTAIQEKKENFKSEPVGTGPFVFKEWKRNDSITLEKNSDYWKEGLPKLNKVIVRSIPDNTARFNALQNTEIDVMEDLNPDDLSILEGNSELQKIERPPFNVAYIGFNFKKKPFDNVKVRQALNHAVNKQALIDAFFAGQAEPAVNPMPPTLWGYNDTIEDYPYDLEKAKALLAEAGFPDGLPDPVTFYAMPVSRPYMPDGKKVAEAIQADFEKIGVTTNIESPEWATYLDDAKAGEKDDIYMLGWTGDNGDPDNFLYTLLDKDAIPGNNRSFYVNEELHTLLTRAQTETDQDKRAELYKQAQVIIKEDAPWIPLVHTTPILAGKSNLKGFVPSPLGTESYAGAYFE
- the nikC gene encoding nickel transporter permease encodes the protein MAKLSTNTGPSIDAASASTSGPWREAWRTFRKNRLALAGLIIIVFFILLAFLAPYIAPYDYKEQVLVDRLQAPSAEHWFGTDDLGRDVFSRVMHGARISLWVGFFSVIGSIIAGTLLGLIAGFYGKWADMLISRLFDILLAFPGILLAIAIVAILGPSLQNALLAIAIVNIPTYGRLVRSRVLSLRQEEFITSARTLGAGNGRILFRHILPNSLTPLIVQGTLGIGTAIIEAAALGFLGMGAQPPDPEWGKMLSDSRQFIQKAPWTLIFPGVSIMLTVLGFNLMGDGLRDTLDPKMAKK
- a CDS encoding ABC transporter permease; this translates as MNSYIVKRVLVLLPVLLGMTLIVFSIIHAIPGDPAETILGQKATEQSKQALRDQLGLDKPWFQQYFAYLGDLLKGDLGTSIRTKVPIAQEIVPYLTATLELTMASMLFAVIIGVNAGIVSAWKHNSWFDYCCMVIALVGVSMPIFWLGLMEQWLFANKLQWLPSIGRMNARDPVEAITGLYVLDTMIAGQWNQLWTVTKHLILPSVALGTIPMAVIARMTRSSMLEVMSSDYIRTAKAKGLGPFFVVYGHALKNAFIPVLTVIGIQTGSLLGGAVLTETIFAWPGVGRYIYEAISSRDYPVIQSGILIVAFFFVVINLIVDLLYAVFDPRISYK